In Nicotiana tabacum cultivar K326 chromosome 17, ASM71507v2, whole genome shotgun sequence, one DNA window encodes the following:
- the LOC142171980 gene encoding uncharacterized protein LOC142171980, translated as MRQFNLEWFNTSYSGWLEYSVKVDAVFCLCCYLFKNEHGGHEKVGDSFTKNGFRAWNKATERLNAHIGEVNSLHNRCFMMMRDLINQEQSILTPFDKQSEKIKSDYRVRLNASIDVAKFLLKQGMSFRGHDEGETSIKRGNFVELLQWYADRDDEVKKVVLQSAPQNNMMIAPNIQKEIVNACAKEIIKAIVEDLNGEYFGILVDESKDVSHKEQMALVLRYVNKEGKLIERFLSIVHVKKNNFIVITKSNL; from the coding sequence ATGCGTCAATTTAATCTTGAATGGTTTAACACTTCATACTCTGGATGGTTAGAATATAGTGTTAAAGTTGATGCAGTATTTTGCTTATGTTGTTACTTGTTTAAAAATGAGCATGGAGGACATGAAAAAGTTGGAGATTCTTTCACAAAGAATGGTTTTAGAGCTTGGAATAAAGCTACAGAAAGGCTTAACGCACATATTGGAGAGGTGAATAGTCTTCACAATAGATGTTTTATGATGATGAGAGATTTAATTAATCAAGAGCAATCAATTCTAACCCCTTTTGACAAGCAGTCTGAAAAAATTAAAAGTGATTATCGAGTTCGGTTGAATGCTTCGATTGATGTggcaaaatttcttttaaaacaagGAATGTCTTTCCGGGGCCACGATGAAGGTGAAACTTCTATTAAAAGAGGAAACTTTGTAGAACTCTTACAATGGTATGCAGATAGGGATGATGAAGTGAAAAAAGTTGTGCTACAAAGTGCTCCACAAAATAACATGATGATTGCTCCAAATATCCAAAAAGAGATCGTGAATGCTTGTgcgaaagaaataattaaagcaaTAGTTGAAGATTTAAATGGAGAatattttggaattttggttgaTGAATCTAAGGACGTCTCTCATAAGGAACAAATGGCTCTTGTTCTGCGGTATGTCAACAAAGAGGGAAAACTTATTGAGCGATTCCTTAGTATTGttcatgttaaaaaaaataacttcatcgTCATTACAAAAAGCAATCTATGA
- the LOC107817804 gene encoding uncharacterized protein LOC107817804 codes for MQGEINGLKTLILKDNPSAYCIHCFAHQLQLTLVAVAKKHYDVNQFFDIVANVLNIVGSSFKRRNMLREDQAKKLEELQVLGEVHTGSGLNQELRLQRPAITNDLNIALQRKDQDIVNAMKLVGFAKRQLQVMRESKWESLIDDASSFCSKHDIVIPEMDKNYHLGKSKLNFDAVNSNLLLGMASLSPDNSFANYDKDRIMKLATLYPHEFSGSKLEDLSYELDNYILFVKEDNDFSNLKGLGDLSETLVK; via the exons ATGCAAGGAGAAATCAATGGTCTTAAAACTTTAATTCTGAAAGATAATCCTTCGGCATATTGTATACATTGCTTTGCCCATCAATTGCAATTGACTCTTGTAGCCGTTGCAAAAAAACATTATGATGTAAATCAATTTTTTGATATTGTTGCTAATGTCTTGAATATTGTTGGAAGTTCTTTTAAGCGTAGGAATATGCTACGAGAGGATCAGGCAAAAAAACTAGAGGAGCTACAAGTGCTTGGTGAAGTTCATACAGGAAGTGGACTAAATCAAGAACTTCGACTCCAAAGGCCAG CAATCACAAATGATTTGAATATAGCTTTGCAAAGAAAAGATCAGGATATTGTAAATGCTATGAAGCTTGTTGGTTTCGCCAAAAGGCAATTGCAAGTGATGAGAGAATCTAAATGGGAATCATTGATAGATGACGCCTCTTCATTTTGTTCCAAGCATGATATTGTGATCCCTGAAATGGATAAGAACTATCATCTTGGAAAATCAAAGC TCAATTTTGATGCGGTGAATAGTAATCTACTTCTTGGTATGGCTAGTTTGAGTCCGGATAATTCTTTTGCAAATTATGATAAAGACAGAATTATGAAACTTGCTACACTTTATCCTCATGAGTTTAGTGGTTCAAAGCTTGAAGATCTCAGTTACGAGCTTGACAACTATATTCTCTTTGTGAAAGAAGATAATGATTTCTCTAACTTGAAAGGACTTGGAGATCTTTCAGAAACATTAGTTAAATGA